Proteins encoded in a region of the Haloglomus salinum genome:
- a CDS encoding DUF6432 family protein gives MQAKPEFRDRDEAEVAVLDALVDRHEDGMTVFELRSGTELDIDTIEAALGELKGAGLIRVEEEGSRTRIYPDERVVPAPGEAEETDPSLVDRLLGRLPL, from the coding sequence ATGCAGGCGAAGCCCGAGTTCCGTGACCGGGACGAGGCCGAGGTCGCGGTGCTCGACGCGCTCGTCGACCGTCACGAGGACGGGATGACGGTGTTCGAGCTCCGGTCCGGGACGGAGCTGGACATCGACACCATCGAGGCGGCGCTCGGGGAGCTGAAGGGGGCCGGGCTCATCCGCGTCGAGGAGGAGGGGAGCCGGACGCGCATCTACCCCGACGAGCGGGTGGTGCCCGCCCCCGGCGAGGCCGAGGAGACCGACCCCTCGCTCGTCGACCGGCTCCTCGGCAGACTGCCGCTGTGA
- a CDS encoding aminomethyltransferase family protein, translating into MTVVAEEHEAHGATFRELADGRRAVEAYHRPERTATAVRNGVGVIEMGYGVVAVTGEDRHEFVDDAVSNRVPAADGEGCYALLLDPQGAITTDMYVYNAGEQLLVFTPPARAAPLVEDWSEKVFIQDVEVRDASSDFGVFGVHGPTSTEKVASVLHGGSGSPDPRLSFVRGSLGDAGVTVVRTDAPLGEEGYEVVCAADAANEVFNTLLTRGLNAVPFGYQVYETLALEAGTPLFDTELEGRIPNVAGVRNALDFEKGCYVGQEVVSKVENQGRPSQWLVGLLPEALPTAGAAVFDGDSAAGEVTRAVESPTLDQPAAMAYVDFGLASDDVTVRVDGDEVPAEVVELPLYEGSDRSARVPEYVS; encoded by the coding sequence ATGACTGTCGTCGCGGAGGAACACGAGGCACACGGGGCGACCTTCCGCGAGCTCGCGGACGGCCGTCGTGCCGTGGAGGCGTATCACCGGCCCGAGCGAACGGCCACCGCCGTCCGGAACGGGGTCGGCGTCATCGAGATGGGCTACGGCGTCGTCGCCGTCACCGGGGAGGACCGCCACGAGTTCGTCGACGACGCGGTGTCGAACAGGGTCCCGGCCGCGGACGGCGAGGGCTGCTACGCGCTGTTGCTCGACCCACAGGGCGCCATCACGACGGACATGTACGTCTACAACGCCGGCGAGCAACTGCTGGTGTTCACGCCGCCGGCCCGCGCCGCGCCGCTGGTCGAGGACTGGTCGGAGAAGGTCTTCATCCAGGACGTCGAGGTGCGTGACGCCTCGTCCGATTTCGGCGTCTTCGGTGTCCACGGCCCCACCTCGACGGAGAAGGTCGCCTCCGTCCTCCACGGTGGGTCCGGGTCGCCGGACCCGCGCCTCTCCTTCGTCCGCGGGTCGCTGGGTGACGCCGGCGTCACCGTCGTCCGGACGGATGCCCCGCTCGGCGAGGAGGGGTACGAGGTCGTCTGCGCCGCAGACGCGGCGAACGAGGTGTTCAACACGCTCCTCACGCGGGGGCTGAACGCCGTCCCGTTCGGCTATCAGGTCTACGAGACGCTCGCGCTGGAGGCCGGAACGCCGCTGTTCGACACGGAGTTGGAGGGGCGCATCCCGAACGTCGCCGGCGTCAGGAACGCGCTCGACTTCGAGAAGGGCTGCTACGTCGGCCAGGAGGTCGTCTCGAAGGTGGAGAACCAGGGCCGGCCGTCCCAGTGGCTGGTCGGCCTGCTGCCCGAGGCGCTTCCGACGGCGGGTGCGGCCGTCTTCGACGGCGACAGCGCGGCCGGCGAGGTCACGCGCGCCGTCGAGTCACCGACGCTCGACCAGCCGGCGGCGATGGCCTACGTCGACTTCGGGCTGGCGTCGGACGACGTGACGGTCCGTGTCGACGGCGACGAGGTTCCGGCCGAGGTGGTGGAGCTGCCGCTCTACGAGGGCTCGGACCGGTCGGCGCGGGTTCCGGAGTACGTGAGTTAA